One Ostrea edulis chromosome 2, xbOstEdul1.1, whole genome shotgun sequence genomic region harbors:
- the LOC125680328 gene encoding histone-lysine N-methyltransferase 2D-like produces the protein MEVVMQVSESQPVQEPTSKNGSTEKSEKDPNLELVTPQESDAQKNGAHTNTAKSPRCDNIEVKMEITNCIANSSSVETVDRQTPNYNGSTEKGKPPELTSHTESLPRIETQVTQAEKSALKGDNQSLKCESSNLVSSYNRNVTSCGPFMSSIDAVINSVAHNIPPDEPSEHNDSAKSTIINPHAVQNYDHPPHYLNQTNPKQTQVPQANYGDRTVNQPYNPQMFPHLKGQTITSSASYGVPNNPHLGSASEQLSSLVKSHVIDSGGDRIPNDQQPPGHHPGIRPEMHTNIPTGTPIYNHQPMYRPGYDPNSAMPVHPPVDMHQQGPPATHVRPQKEIPSQNTKQPRIPHKGGARRQQRPSQHQQEIPQGMRPRMMPDQFNRGMRPMPVVDPRLMSTYFSPENIRMLQMRYPDPRMMPPQLLQQMQIFARMHQAQQQAQQQQQQQGVRGTHPPSSQPTGVPVTPGFPPHMQGIPPQSQASIITSQQMNVEASQPPTCNSNAVKHPHHLVPPHPGQTYLHASMSQHPHESGKQGLNSQAQEAPVSRGQPIDMNLTFTNGTEIHSQSGIQTALASTSAPHLPSDALNRPSSAGRPSSASRPPSAGRPPSVGRPSSANRPPSVGRPMSAEPPLNRPPSVNRPPSRNSRPPSADSSGQPLSVGRSPSTPQSEAGSTSLGTTASPAGSEPAFSTADKSSLPTASTIPSSLPDPTAIMQSLTTPSSQPSPAVPSAVIQTPYMEETSREGAPDGEQQKATLKRSGGPPHSSTSAAPSMPPPFGPPTSMGPIPQGYVQTPFGMLPHHSPGMTQGGVPFSGISGHRMMPPHMRMPGFPGQSFQMPPHMQRLPPPHGGPLSPNSMQAMASLAQRMQAPPVSGQNVRPGIPSSQPGMGPRGINPAVPPGSMDGTQAYDFYRMPFGVGPQQRPPGGPTAEHPPRGPRSKGLRQPRPTAPLQMPPNMPPNVEHGLVSPVQVMPGMMPSQHGNLPSDPISQNLHSQARPPSISIGPQPSPHDSSTPSPQVPATPPANVDPNLLDEMVQNTKVKQEPTEAGIKTEMTTEQQNALLKHLLGKGKSFLSEEREDGVTLTPEQQRQLEFIENMPLVMEQEAKTPEEKERLLELKKQAYEQRRKEYEQLRKQKRKQQNAENKKRKRKEKEAEAALMVDPNQPVPPVKKRPRKKKAESVEEDLDAKANHFLQMLGTLPSVTLQEPKVGNFFSVLHVPGSPNVLSGDNSLKGNFGNSYLEGVADFYGNTLLHGLPPLGSFVRMPKHRDIESRRQFIRGGQDESGPDPYSDQQRYQLTSDRFPVSGPSLGLPGLPPFLSRGDKPPIPSLPPSPRIESRLEQSKGSDSPCTVVSSSSPEHEFGELDEEFPMLKPIEPASAADDRSSPLVPILQPVAIKSIPLKPKEEFPRKIKSETVEKSKAVTDSDIAERKLTLSDKHENGKMPPNLSALTRPFQNANLNQDISVTLTLSANAADDIGGVLSQIAELLKIAVPPSYEVGSRSPSPEQGKINSKHLEDRVNVQHLIKSKAKFCRLCDCYVYDSGFRKRKCDIPFLAKEDYFSMKDFDDEEVTFCTEKCYTKFATVYQEINKPPPEDPMKTLSLTKHHSSDFSPRSMGSHTPSTPTKSDSALTLTPTTPNSMGALTPIHPSPPIKSRLEDKISKKHRRTASMEAQPPKPLVKKYKNVRYRRWDPSFTDTLPQEPGVPEKEIRNLWKALGTIIVPKSLPEDSRKCVFCQQFGDGETDGPGRLLNMDIDSYAHLNCALWSSEVYETLNGALMNVDMAYKRGLKIECVACGIKGATVGCFNNRCPKYYHLGCAKKVGCMFFQDKTILCPSHAAKQGAENVLESLSVFRRVYINRSEDKQVANMVHGQEEGQYILRIGSLTLHSVGQLLPHQLQTGRFHTRDCIYPVGYKSSRYYWSMKRLYKRCRYVCSIVDNDGHPGFVIRMVEVGQEDVIFQDVSPKAVWNRILEPLDKLRRNADLVKIFPSFTSGEELFGLTEQAIVRVLESLPGTDLLTNYNFKFSRSLRIEMPLTINPTGCARTEPKLRTHFRKPHTLQSANTSRSLPQTVTGVSGDINSPYMKQFVHSKSAQYRKLKTEWRTNVYLGRSRIQGLGLFAAHDLEKHTMVIEYIGYLIRNEVANRKEVSYEEQNRGVYMFRIDNDTVVDATMAGGPARYINHSCNPNCVAEVVPFDKESKIIIITNRRIPTGEELTYDYKFDFEDEQHKIPCCCGAPNCRKWMN, from the exons ATGGAAGTGGTCATGCAAGTTTCCGAATCTCAACCTGTTCAGGAACCAACAAGTAAAAATGGGTCAACGGAGAAAAGCGAGAAAGATCCAAATTTAGAGTTAGTGACGCCTCAGGAGAGTGATGCACAAAAAAATGGTGCTCACACGAACACTGCAAAATCGCCAAGATGTGACAATATTGAGGTAAAAATGGAGATAACTAATTGTATAGCAAATTCATCTTCCGTGGAAACTGTGGACAGACAAACACCAAACTATAACGGGTCCACAGAGAAAGGTAAACCTCCAGAATTAACATCACACACTGAGAGTCTACCAAGAATTGAAACACAGGTAACACAGGCAGAAAAAAGTGCATTGAAAGGTGATAATCAGTCATTGAAATGTGAAAGCTCAAATCTAGTGTCTTCTTACAATAGGAATGTGACTTCCTGTGGACCTTTTATGAGTAGCATTGATGCTGTAATAAATTCTGTTGCTCATAATATACCACCAGACGAACCTAGTGAACATAATGATAGTGCTAAAAGTACCATTATTAATCCTCATGCTGTGCAAAATTATGATCATCCACCCCATTATTTGAATCAGACAAATCCAAAACAAACACAAGTTCCTCAAGCAAACTATGGTGATCGGACAGTAAATCAACCGTACAACCCTCAAATGTTTCCTCATTTGAAAGGTCAGACAATAACATCTAGTGCAAGCTATGGGGTACCCAATAATCCCCATCTTGGTAGTGCTTCTGAACAGCTTAGCAGTTTAGTAAAATCTCATGTAATTGATTCTGGTGGTGATCGTATACCAAATGATCAACAGCCACCAGGACATCATCCTGGGATTAGACCCGAGATGCATACCAATATTCCAACTGGCACACCAATATATAATCATCAGCCCATGTACAGACCTGGGTATGACCCTAACTCAGCTATGCCAGTTCATCCGCCTGTGGACATGCATCAGCAGGGGCCACCTGCTACTCACGTTAGACCACAGAAAGAAATCCCAAGTCAAAACACGAAACAGCCACGAATTCCACACAAAGGAGGAGCACGGAGGCAGCAGAGACCCAGTCAGCATCAACAGGAAATACCACAGGGAATGAGGCCACGGATGATGCCTGACCAGTTCAACAGAGGTATGCGCCCTATGCCAGTCGTTGATCCAAGATTAATGTCCACCTATTTTAGTCCAGAGAATATCAGGATGTTACAGATGCGTTACCCTGATCCCCGCATGATGCCTCCTCAGTTGCTTCAGCAAATGCAAATTTTTGCACGAATGCATCAAGCACAGCAGCAGGCCCAGCAACAACAACAGCAGCAGGGAGTGCGTGGTACACATCCTCCATCATCTCAACCCACAGGTGTTCCTGTGACCCCAGGATTCCCACCACATATGCAGGGCATACCTCCCCAGTCTCAAGCCAGTATAATAACTAGTCAACAAATGAATGTTGAGGCCTCACAGCCACCTACATGTAATTCCAATGCAGTAAAACACCCACATCATCTTGTTCCACCTCATCCAGGACAAACTTACCTACATGCTTCTATGTCTCAGCATCCACATGAATCTGGGAAACAGGGACTTAATTCTCAAGCTCAAGAAGCCCCCGTTTCACGCGGTCAACCAATTGATATGAACTTGACTTTTACAAATGGCACAGAAATTCATAGCCAGTCAGGCATACAAACTGCACTAGCATCGACCTCTGCTCCTCACTTACCAAGTGATGCCCTGAATCGCCCCTCTTCTGCTGGTAGACCGTCATCCGCCAGCAGGCCCCCATCTGCTGGTAGGCCCCCTTCAGTCGGGAGACCGTCATCAGCTAACCGACCTCCTTCAGTAGGCCGGCCTATGTCAGCAGAACCTCCCTTAAATCGGCCCCCATCTGTCAATCGTCCTCCATCAAGAAATAGTCGTCCACCTTCTGCTGATTCTTCAGGTCAGCCTCTATCTGTGGGTCGAAGTCCATCCACGCCACAATCGGAGGCGGGCTCCACCTCATTAGGAACCACTGCATCCCCTGCTGGTTCTGAACCAGCATTTTCTACTGCAG ATAAATCTTCACTTCCCACAGCCAGTACAATTCCATCCTCCCTGCCAGACCCCACAGCTATTATGCAGTCATTAACAACCCCATCTAGTCAACCATCCCCGGCAGTGCCCAGTGCAGTCATTCAAACACCTTACATGGAGGAAACTTCCCGAGAGGGAGCCCCAGATGGGGAACAACAAAAAGCTACCCTGAAGCGGTCAGGTGGACCTCCTCATTCTTCCACATCTGCTGCCCCAAGCATGCCTCCTCCCTTTGGACCTCCAACATCCATGGGACCTATACCACAGGGTTACGTGCAGACCCCATTTGGTATGCTGCCCCACCATTCTCCAGGAATGACCCAGGGAGGTGTACCGTTCTCAGGAATAAGTGGACACAGGATGATGCCTCCACACATGCGGATGCCTGGATTTCCGGGTCAGAGTTTCCAAATGCCACCCCACATGCAGAGACTGCCACCTCCCCATGGAGGACCTCTGTCTCCTAACTCTATGCAAGCTATGGCTTCTCTAGCTCAGAGAATGCAAGCTCCGCCTGTCAGTGGTCAGAATGTTCGACCAGGGATACCTTCCAGCCAGCCAGGGATGGGGCCACGTGGTATAAATCCTGCAGTGCCTCCTGGCTCCATGGATGGAACACAGGCATATGACTTTTACAGAATGCCATTTGGTGTCGGTCCCCAACAGAGGCCGCCAGGAGGCCCTACTGCTGAACATCCCCCTCGAGGACCCAGATCTAAAGGGTTGCGTCAACCTCGTCCAACAGCACCACTTCAGATGCCTCCAAATATGCCACCTAATGTTGAGCATGGTTTGGTCTCCCCTGTTCAAGTCATGCCCGGAATGATGCCGAGTCAACATGGTAATCTGCCATCTGATCCCATCTCGCAGAACTTACATTCCCAGGCACGTCCCCCCAGTATAAGTATTGGACCTCAGCCTTCCCCCCATGATAGTTCCACCCCTAGTCCTCAGGTACCAGCAACACCACCAGCCAATGTCGATCCGAACCTTTTGGATGAAATGGTTCAGAATACTAAAGTCAAGCAGGAACCAACAGAGGCTGGTATAAAAACAG AGATGACCACTGAGCAACAGAATGCACTACTGAAGCATCTTCTTGGAAAGGGGAAATCTTTCTTATCTGAG GAGCGGGAGGACGGAGTCACCTTGACTCCAGAACAACAGAGACAGCTTGAGTTCATTGAAAATATGCCACTGGTGATGGAACAAGAGGCCAAGACACCAGAGGAAAAGGAGCGATTACTAG AATTAAAGAAGCAGGCTTATGAACAGAGAAGGAAAGAATATGAACAACTGCGGAAACAGAAACGCAAGCAACAGAACGCAGAAAACAAGAAGAGAAAGCGGAAAGAGAAAGAAGCTGAGGCGGCTTTGATGGTAGATCCCAATCAACCCGTGCCGCCAGTGAAGAAACGGCCGAGGAAAAAGAAGGCGGAATCCGTGGAGGAAGATCTGGATGCCAAGGCAAACCACTTCCTGCAAATGCTAGGGACACTCCCATCTGTTACACTACAGGAACCAAAAGTGGGCAATTTTTTCTCCGTGTTACATGTTCCAGGAAGCCCCAATGTCCTCTCAG GAGATAACTCTCTGAAAGGGAATTTTGGAAATAGTTACCTTGAGGGTGTGGCTGACTTTTATGGAAATACGTTGCTTCATGGATTGCCTCCCCTTGGATCCTTTGTTAGGATGCCGAAACATCGAGATATTGAGTCCAGGAGGCAGTTCATCAGAGGGGGTCAGGACGAAAGTGGTCCAG ATCCTTACTCAGACCAGCAGCGATACCAGCTGACTTCTGACAGATTCCCTGTTTCAGGGCCTTCGCTAGGATTACCTGGTCTGCCACCATTCCTAAGCAGGGGAGACAAACCTCCCATTCCATCTCTACCCCCATCTCCACGAATAGAATCAAGACTGGAACAGTCAAA gGGAAGTGACAGTCCCTGTACGGTGGTCTCGTCCTCTTCCCCGGAACACGAGTTTGGTGAATTGGATGAGGAATTCCCCATGTTAAAACCGATAGAGCCTGCCTCAGCTGCTGATGACAGGTCCTCCCCGCTGGTCCCCATTCTGCAACCGGTTGCAATCAAGTCCATACCATTAAAGCCCAAGGAAGAGTTTCCAAGAAAGATCAAGTCAGAAACTGTAGAAAAATCCAAGGCTGTCACTGACTCTGACATAGCAGAGAGGAAATTAACCTTGTCTGATAAACATGAAAACGGAAAAATGCCGCCAAACTTGTCAGCTTTGACTCGACCTTTCCAGAATGCTAATCTGAATCAGGACATCTCTGTTACCCTGACTCTGTCCGCCAATGCTGCGGATGACATCGGGGGAGTCTTGTCTCAGATTGCGGAGCTGTTGAAGATTGCTGTGCCACCTTCTTATGAAGTGGGCAGTAGAAGTCCCTCTCCAGAGCAAGGGAAAATCAATTCCAAGC ACTTGGAAGACAGAGTTAATGTTCAGCATCTCATAAAATCGAAAGCCAAATTCTGTCGACTGTGTGACTGCTATGTTTATGACTCAGGATTCAGAAAACGAAAGTGTGATATACCATTCTTGGCAAAAGAAGATTACTTCAGTATGAAG GACTTTGATGATGAAGAGGTGACATTTTGCACAGAGAAATGTTATACAAAGTTTGCCACAGTGTATCAAGAGATCAACAAACCTCCGCCCGAGGATCCAATGAAGACCTTATCTCTGACAAAGCACCACTCTTCAGATTTCAGTCCCAGAAGTATGGGTAGTCACACCCCCTCCACTCCCACAAAGAGTGACTCCGCCCTCACCCTCACCCCCACCACACCTAACTCCATGGGAGCCTTGACCCCCATCCATCCAAGTCCTCCCATCAAGTCTCGACTAGAGGACAAAATCAGCAAAAAACATCGAAGGACTGCGAGCATGGAGGCCCAACCTCCCAAG CCTCTGGTGAAGAAGTATAAGAATGTGAGGTATAGACGCTGGGATCCTTCATTTACCGACACGTTACCACAGGAACCAGGTGTCCCAGAGAAAGAAATACGAAAC CTATGGAAAGCCCTAGGAACAATCATTGTGCCAAAATCTTTGCCAGAGGACAGCAGGAAGTGTGTGTTCTGTCAGCAGTTTGGAGATGGGGAGACGGATGGACCGGGCAG ATTGTTGAATATGGACATAGATAGCTATGCCCATTTAAACTGTGCTCTTTGGTCATCAGAGGTGTATGAGACTTTGAATGGGGCCCTGATGAATGTAGACATGGCTTACAAACGGGGACTGAAAATAGAATGTGTTGCCTGTGGAATCAAAGGGGCCACCGTTGGCTGTTTTAACAATCGTTGTCCAAAGTATTATCATCTTGGTTGTGCTAAAAAAGTTGGATGCATGTTCTTTCAAGATAAG ACAATCCTGTGTCCCTCCCATGCAGCTAAACAGGGGGCTGAGAATGTCCTGGAGTCTCTGTCCGTGTTCCGGAGGGTCTACATCAACAGGAGCGAGGACAAACAAGTGGCCAA TATGGTGCATGGCCAGGAGGAGGGCCAATATATTCTTCGGATTGGTTCTCTAACGCTACACAGCGTGGGCCAGCTCTTACCTCATCAGCTACAGACCGGCAGGTTCCACACCAGGGATTGTATTTATCCA GTTGGGTATAAATCTAGTCGATATTACTGGAGTATGAAGCGATTGTACAAGAGATGTCGCTATGTGTGCAGCATTGTGGATAATGATGGACATCCGGGATTTGTGATCAGAATGGTGGAAGTAGGACAAGAAGATGTGATTTTCCAAGATGTATCGCCAAAGGCTGTGTGGAACAGAATCCTAGAGCCATTAGATAAACTCAGACGGAATGCAGACCTGGTGAAAATTTTTCCATCTTTCACAAGTGGAGAGGAACTGTTTGGTTTAACAGAGCAAGCTATAGTCCGGGTCCTTGAATCG CTTCCTGGTACAGACCTGCTGACAAACTACAACTTTAAGTTTTCCCGCTCCTTGAGAATTGAGATGCCTCTGACTATTAATCCCACCGGCTGTGCTCGCACTGAGCCAAAATTAAGGACCCATTTCAGAAA